From one Anopheles cruzii chromosome 3, idAnoCruzAS_RS32_06, whole genome shotgun sequence genomic stretch:
- the LOC128273630 gene encoding zinc finger CCHC-type and RNA-binding motif-containing protein 1-like isoform X1: protein MDQKRLSVPDVRCTAYVSNLPFNLTNIDVNKLFAIHGKIIKVTILRDKMTRKSKGVAFILYSKPQEALECCNACNNAEMFGRMLKASIAKDNGKALKNAHRKHYPNKSRCFECGSDGHLSYSCPKNVLGSKTPPHKNTNGRTHSQHDAVEDFE from the exons ATGGACCAAAAACGGCTCTCCGTTCCGGACGTGCGTTGCACAGCATATGTGTCTAATCTTCCTTTCAATTTAACAAACATTGatgtgaataaattattcgctATTCACGGGAAAATTATAAA GGTTACTATTCTTCGAGACAAGATGACTAGAAAAAGCAAGGGCGTTGCTTTTATCCTCTATTCCAAGCCACAAGAGGCACTTGAGTGCTGCAATGCCTGCAACAATGCGGAGATGTTTGGACGTATGTTGAAGGCGAGTATAGCGAAGGATAACGGCAAAGCACTGAAGAATGCTCACCGGAAACATTATCCGAATAAGAGTCGTTGCTTCGAGTGTGGCAGTGATGGTCATTTGAGTTACAGCTGCCCAAAGAATGTTCTCGGCAGCAAGACACCACCACACAAAAATACAAATGGAAGGACACATTCACAGCACGATGCTGTCGAGGACTTTGAGTAA
- the LOC128273630 gene encoding zinc finger CCHC-type and RNA-binding motif-containing protein 1-like isoform X2, with translation MTRKSKGVAFILYSKPQEALECCNACNNAEMFGRMLKASIAKDNGKALKNAHRKHYPNKSRCFECGSDGHLSYSCPKNVLGSKTPPHKNTNGRTHSQHDAVEDFE, from the coding sequence ATGACTAGAAAAAGCAAGGGCGTTGCTTTTATCCTCTATTCCAAGCCACAAGAGGCACTTGAGTGCTGCAATGCCTGCAACAATGCGGAGATGTTTGGACGTATGTTGAAGGCGAGTATAGCGAAGGATAACGGCAAAGCACTGAAGAATGCTCACCGGAAACATTATCCGAATAAGAGTCGTTGCTTCGAGTGTGGCAGTGATGGTCATTTGAGTTACAGCTGCCCAAAGAATGTTCTCGGCAGCAAGACACCACCACACAAAAATACAAATGGAAGGACACATTCACAGCACGATGCTGTCGAGGACTTTGAGTAA